From Burkholderia savannae, a single genomic window includes:
- a CDS encoding MBL fold metallo-hydrolase RNA specificity domain-containing protein: MKLTFLGATETVTGSKYLLEDGGTRVLIDCGLFQGTKNLRLRNWSPLPVPADSIDAVVLTHAHLDHSGYLPVLVREGFRGPVYCTHGTAELCEIMLTDSARLLEEEAEFANRHGYSKHHPALPLYTTDDAQRALQRLAPREFDAPTPLAGGLHFRFLPAGHILGAASVVVCWRHTLLAFSGDLGRAHDPIMRSPVPPVHADYLVVESTYGDRLHDTSDPEAELADVFSKTFARGGVVVMPCFTVGRAQEVLYYIAQLKKTGRMPHVPVFLDSPMATSVTEIYQRRLSDHRLTMSDADAISHAAVMVRTVEQSKAIADHNGPMVIIAGSGMATGGRVLYHLERYAPDSRNTILLVGYQAAGTRGAALAAHEPTLKIHGEYVRVRAQVEMISSLSAHADYGEILGWLGAQSRAPVRTFVTHGEPAAADALRRRIEESLHWRCEVPSYLESIELEDTPARTT, translated from the coding sequence ATGAAACTCACGTTCCTCGGCGCGACGGAAACCGTCACGGGCTCGAAGTATCTGCTCGAGGACGGCGGGACACGCGTCCTGATCGACTGCGGGCTGTTCCAGGGCACGAAGAACCTGCGGCTGCGCAACTGGAGCCCGCTGCCCGTGCCCGCCGATTCGATCGACGCCGTCGTGCTCACGCATGCGCATCTCGACCACAGCGGCTATCTGCCCGTGCTCGTGCGCGAAGGCTTCCGCGGGCCGGTCTATTGCACGCACGGCACGGCGGAGCTCTGCGAGATCATGCTGACGGACAGCGCACGGCTCCTCGAGGAAGAAGCCGAGTTCGCGAACCGCCACGGCTACTCGAAGCACCATCCGGCGTTGCCGCTCTACACCACCGACGACGCGCAGCGCGCGCTCCAGCGTCTCGCGCCGCGCGAATTCGACGCGCCGACGCCGCTCGCGGGCGGCCTGCACTTCCGCTTCCTGCCGGCCGGGCACATTCTCGGCGCGGCGAGCGTCGTCGTCTGCTGGCGGCACACGCTGCTCGCGTTCTCCGGCGATCTTGGCCGCGCGCACGATCCGATCATGCGCTCGCCCGTGCCGCCCGTTCATGCGGACTATCTCGTCGTCGAGTCGACGTACGGCGACCGGCTGCACGACACGAGCGATCCCGAAGCCGAGCTCGCCGACGTGTTCTCGAAGACGTTCGCGCGCGGCGGCGTGGTCGTGATGCCGTGCTTCACCGTCGGGCGCGCGCAGGAGGTCCTGTATTACATCGCGCAACTGAAAAAGACCGGACGAATGCCGCACGTGCCCGTGTTTCTCGACAGCCCGATGGCGACGAGCGTCACCGAGATCTACCAGCGGCGGCTCTCCGATCACCGGCTCACGATGTCCGACGCGGACGCGATCAGCCACGCGGCGGTGATGGTCCGCACGGTCGAGCAGTCGAAGGCGATCGCCGACCACAACGGGCCGATGGTCATCATCGCGGGCAGCGGAATGGCCACGGGCGGCCGCGTGCTGTATCACCTCGAGCGCTACGCGCCCGACAGCCGCAACACGATCCTGCTCGTCGGGTATCAGGCGGCGGGCACGCGCGGCGCGGCGCTCGCCGCGCACGAACCGACGCTGAAAATCCACGGCGAATACGTGCGCGTGCGCGCGCAGGTCGAAATGATCTCGTCGCTGTCCGCGCATGCGGACTATGGCGAGATCCTCGGATGGCTCGGCGCGCAGTCGAGGGCGCCCGTGCGCACGTTCGTCACGCACGGCGAGCCCGCGGCGGCCGATGCGCTGCGGCGGCGGATCGAGGAATCGCTGCACTGGCGCTGCGAAGTGCCGTCGTATCTCGAATCGATCGAGCTGGAAGACACGCCCGCGCGAACGACGTGA
- a CDS encoding beta-ketoacyl-ACP reductase — MEAKRVAFVTGGMGGLGAAVSRRLHDAGMAVAVSHSERNDHVSTWLMHERDAGRDFKAYSVDVADFESCERCAEKVLADFGKVDVLINNAGITRDATFLKMTKGDWDAVMRTDLDAMFNVTKQFIAGMVERRFGRIVNIGSVNGSRGAFGQANYASAKAGIHGFTKTLALETAKRGITVNTVSPGYLATAMVEAVPQDVLEAKILPQIPVGRLGRPDEVAALIAFLCSDDAAFVTGADLAINGGMHMC; from the coding sequence ATGGAAGCAAAACGCGTGGCGTTCGTGACAGGCGGTATGGGCGGGCTGGGCGCCGCGGTGAGTCGGCGGCTGCACGACGCCGGCATGGCCGTGGCGGTGTCGCATTCGGAGCGCAACGATCATGTGTCGACGTGGCTCATGCACGAGCGCGATGCCGGGCGCGACTTCAAGGCGTACAGCGTCGACGTCGCGGATTTCGAATCGTGCGAGCGGTGCGCGGAAAAGGTGCTCGCGGATTTCGGCAAGGTCGACGTGCTGATCAACAATGCGGGAATCACGCGCGACGCGACGTTCCTGAAGATGACGAAGGGCGACTGGGACGCCGTGATGCGAACCGATCTCGACGCGATGTTCAATGTGACGAAACAGTTCATCGCGGGCATGGTCGAGCGGCGCTTCGGGCGCATCGTCAACATCGGATCGGTGAACGGCTCGCGCGGCGCGTTCGGTCAGGCGAACTACGCGTCGGCGAAGGCGGGCATCCACGGCTTCACGAAGACGCTCGCGCTCGAGACGGCGAAACGCGGGATCACGGTCAACACCGTGTCGCCCGGCTATCTCGCGACCGCGATGGTCGAAGCGGTGCCGCAGGACGTGCTCGAAGCGAAGATTCTTCCGCAGATTCCGGTCGGCCGGCTTGGGCGGCCCGACGAAGTGGCCGCGCTCATCGCGTTCCTGTGCTCGGACGACGCCGCGTTCGTCACCGGCGCCGATCTCGCGATCAACGGCGGGATGCACATGTGCTGA
- a CDS encoding metal-dependent hydrolase — protein MNAIVRRDIRFALPPDRICDWHTEGVGVTHLFNALSLLFPAGERFFMDSVRNYRDRVEEPNLKRDIAGFIGQEAMHTREHVEFNDLLQAAGMPAHKLDKRLWTVLGWFKKALPNSMQLAITMALEHYTAMFTGLVLANRITTSEVDGYRQMWMWHSMEETEHKAVAYDVWRTVMKPSLKSYLLRTSMMMLVTVVFWATLFDFNTRLLISHRRRIGKGLGIGKLVKYLWGPKNGIFALIAREWIDYFRPGFHPWDHDNSVHLERLDDLIAEIDASNARQAAKAAPRRVPLHPVPQAV, from the coding sequence GTGAATGCTATTGTTCGTCGCGATATTCGCTTCGCCCTGCCGCCCGACCGCATCTGCGACTGGCACACCGAAGGCGTGGGCGTGACGCATCTGTTCAACGCGCTGTCGCTGCTGTTCCCGGCGGGCGAGCGCTTCTTCATGGATTCGGTGCGCAACTATCGCGACCGGGTCGAGGAGCCGAATCTGAAGCGCGACATCGCGGGCTTCATCGGCCAGGAAGCGATGCACACGCGCGAGCACGTCGAGTTCAACGATCTGCTGCAGGCGGCGGGCATGCCCGCGCACAAGCTCGACAAGCGCCTGTGGACGGTGCTCGGCTGGTTCAAGAAAGCGCTGCCGAATTCGATGCAGCTCGCGATCACGATGGCGCTCGAGCACTACACCGCGATGTTCACGGGCCTCGTGCTCGCGAACCGCATCACCACCAGCGAAGTCGACGGCTACCGCCAGATGTGGATGTGGCACTCGATGGAGGAAACCGAGCACAAGGCGGTCGCATACGACGTGTGGCGCACCGTGATGAAGCCGAGCCTGAAGAGCTACCTGCTGCGCACGAGCATGATGATGCTCGTCACGGTCGTGTTCTGGGCGACGCTGTTCGATTTCAACACGCGCTTGCTGATCTCGCATCGCCGCCGCATCGGCAAGGGCCTCGGCATCGGCAAGCTGGTCAAGTATCTGTGGGGCCCGAAGAACGGCATCTTCGCGCTGATCGCGCGCGAATGGATCGACTACTTCCGCCCGGGCTTCCATCCGTGGGATCACGACAACAGCGTGCACCTCGAGCGTCTCGACGATCTGATCGCCGAGATCGACGCGAGCAACGCGCGCCAGGCGGCGAAGGCCGCGCCGCGCCGGGTGCCGCTGCATCCGGTGCCGCAGGCGGTGTGA